The Poriferisphaera corsica DNA segment ATTGCCTGTATAACAAACAATATTCGTTTTTTGAATATTCATCACAGGAATAAGTTTGTTCCTCGAACCGAGCAGACGACTCTTTGACTATAGAGAATATCAATAGTCGTTAAAGAAGCATTGCAGCCTAAGATGAGTTATGCACTGACGAGGTGAGTAACGATTGAACTTATCAATAAATGTCTTTCTATTATTAACAATATCAGTACTACATATGACGTTATTACAGCCAACAACGACGCACGCAAACGAACAATTGGATACCCCTTGGACGGCAGATGTCGACAAGAATAATCCTCTTCCAGAATACCCGCGACCACAGATGCGTCGCTCTGATTGGACAAATTTAAATGGCCAGTGGGATTATGCGGTCAAGCACCATTTAGATAACAAACCTACCGAATGGGGAGGAAGCATCACTGTACCTTTCCCCATCGAATCGCATCTTTCTGGCGTTAAACGTCATCCCACAGAACTCGAAGCGATTTGGTATCAGCGTAAGATCAATCTTCACAAGCCGATGGATGATCAGCGTATTCTCATTCATTTCGGCGCAATTGATTGGCATGCAAAGATCTATGTAAACGATCAATACATCGGCGAGCATCGCGGCGGCTTCGTCCCATTCTCTTTCGACATCACACACGCACTCAATAACACTTCCGCACAAACCATCACCATCCGCGTTTATGACCCGACTAACTCCGATTCACAAGCACGTGGCAAGCAGATCCATAAACCCCACGGTATTTTCTACACCAGTGCCTCAGGAATTTGGCAAACAGTTTGGCTTGAAAAAGTACCCCAAGAGTATATCCAATCCATAAAAATTATCCCTGACCTTGATAATCAATCCATTAGTGTCAATGTCAGAACCAACAAACAAAATTCTAAACTCAAAGCCATACTTGTCACAAAGTACAACAATCAATCTTACACGAGTGCCCTTAACACTCCCTTTGAAATCCCCGCGAATGATTGTCAGCTTTGGTCTCCTGAATCCCCTAATCTTTACGATTTTGAAGTCATGCTGATTGATGGCAATCAAACGGTCGACTCTATCAGCAGCTATTTTGCGCTCCGCAAAATCTCTTTTACAAAAGATAAGACCGGCTACAACCGTCTGCATCTCAATAATAAACCCATCTTCCAGTTCGGCCCTTTAGATCAAGGTTATTGGCCAGATGGTATCTACACCGCTCCTACCGACGAGGCGCTCCGTTATGACATAGAAGTCATGAAAAAGATGGGCTTCAATATGGTACGCAAGCACGTCAAGATCGAATCCGCACGCTGGTATTACTGGGCAGACAAGCTTGGCATCATGGTTTGGCAAGACTTCCCCAACAGTGGCGCTACAGGCGAAGCGAACAATCATCATGCCCATCAAAACACAACCGATGGTAAAGACGTTGACTTCAATGCCATCGAACACACACGTTTTATGGAGGAGTGGAAAGCCGCCATTGATGCGTACTATAACCACCCCTCAATCGTCGTCTGGATTCCCTTTAATGAGGGTTGGGGCCAGCATAAAACCAACGACGTTATTCAATGGACAATGAACTACGATCCTTCACGTCTCACCGACGCGCCATCCGGCTGGTTTGATCGTGGGCTTGGCGACATGATCGATAAACACAGCTATCCAGACCCAGGCATGTTCCCCGCATTAGACCACCGCGTATCTGTCCTCGGCGAGTTCGGCGGCCTCTTGCTAAATATCAAAGGTCATCTCTGGCAAGGCAAAACCTGGGGCTACAAAGAAACAAAATCACAAGATGACCTTCTCTATCAGTACGAAGACCTTATTCAACAACTACCACCCTTGATCGCTCGCGGCCTCGCCGCCGCCGTCTACACGCAACTCACCGATGTCGAAATCGAAGCCAACGGCCTCATAACCTATGACCGTAAAGTCATCAAAATCGACCCGCAAACACTCACGCAAATACACGCCACTCTTTTCAAGACCCCTCCTGCCATCAATCAACTCTTGCCTACATCCGACCTCACACCACAAACTTGGCAATATACAACCCGTCTTCCAAAACCCTCATGGATGAATCCCGACTACGATGATTCATTATGGCAAAGCAGCGAAGGCGGCTTCGGCACACCCGAAACGCCAAACACTAATGTCGGCACCAAATGGAATTCCCAGTCAATTTGGCTTCGTAAGGAATTCAATCTCAACACTGAAGATATACAAAACGCGGGCTCACTTCGGCTCAAGATCTATCACGATGAGGATGCCGAGGTCTATATCAATGGCATACTCGCCGCTGAATTCAAAGGCTTCACAACAAGCTACCGAACCGCCAGATTAAAACGTGAAGCCCTCGATTCACTCAAGCCCGGCCTGAATATCATCGCTGTCACATGTCAGCAAACCAAAGGTGGTCAATTCATTGATGTCGGCCTTGAACAATACCAGCAATAACATACCAATGTGATCGACCACGCATTGTTGCTTCTGGGGTATGGCATCTTAACGCCGTCACGTTAAGATAAATCGATCTCCACAGCAAAATCTCACCACGTTGTGGCTGTAAACAAATCAGCAATACTCTTCTCTAAGGATGCAAGACGTGAAAATCCATTGGATGTATCGTTACATACTCCTGTTCTCTGTGATTCTGCTTACAATCCCAAACGCCACCGCACTTGATTTGCCCGCCGCATTCACTGATCACGCCGTTCTTCAGCACGGTGTTTCTGTTCCTGTTTGGGGTTGGACTGACAATAATGCCCAAGTCGAAGTCACCTTCCAAGGACACACCATCACCACCACAGCCAACGCTGATGGTGAATGGCAACTCAAGCTTCCTCCTCTAAAACCCAGCAAAACGCCCGCGAATATGTCCATCCGTAGCGGCTCAGAATCAACTACTGTCAAAGACATACTTGTCGGTGAAGTGTGGCTATGTTCCGGCCAGTCCAACATGGAATGGATCCTTGAACGTTCTCTGTCCTTTGATAACGTCAAGCAAAATCCGAACACGCTTATACGCATGATCACTGTCCCTCGCAAAACATCTTCAGTCAGATTGAAGTCCGCCAAGACCAAATGGCAAACCGCTTCAAGCAACACCGTCGGCCGGTGGTCTGCGGTGGGCTATCACTTCGCAGAAAAGCTTCAGCAGGAACTCGATATGCCCGTCGGTATGCTCTCCATCTCCTGGGGCGGCACCCTCATCGAGCCATGGATCCCAATCGAAGGCTATCAAAGAACACCCGAAGTTGAAGATATTTACAATAAGATCAAATTAAGCAGTCCTTCAACCAGTGAATACGAAACCGCAGCAAAGAAATATGTCAACAAGGTTGAAGACTGGATTCAAAAGTCTAATGATCAGATAGATAAACAAAAACCGATTAGCAGCGCACCAGCTTTCCCAAAGTCACTCAAGCCGCTCGATTCGAATCGCAGCCCAACCGCGCTTTACAATGGCATGATTAATCCTTTTGTTCCTTACGCCATCAAAGGTGTCATCTGGTATCAGGGTGAATCCAATCACACGCAAGATGCCAACAAAATCGGCCCCGCCCGTTGGGGTTATCTCCACAAAACCAAAGCGCTACTCGCAGGTTGGCGATATCTCTGGGACAACCCCACGCTTCCCTATTATTTCGTGCAGATTGCGCCATACAACTACAAAAACAATGCCCCAGATGTACTCCCACAATTTTGGGAATCACAAGCCGAGATCGAAAAGCAACTCCCCAACACCGGCATGGTTGTCGTCAACGACATCGGCAATATCTCCGATATTCATCCTCGCAATAAGCTCGATGTGGGTCACCGCCTCGCCAATCTTGCCCTTCATGAGACCTATGGCAAAACCGAAATCGTTGCTCGCGGCCCGCAGCTCCGCGATATGATCGTCAGCGGTAACCAACTCCGTCTTAACTTCAACAACGCCGCCGACGGGCTTGACACACGTGACGGGAAATCGCCAAGTCACTTCGAAATTGCAGGCACCAAAACTTCATGGCGTAAAGCTAAAGCAAAAATTGAATCAAAAGATACCATCATTCTCTCCGCTAAAGACATCAATCAGCCTGTTGCTGTTCGGTATGCATGGGATATGCTCGCCGAGCCCAATCTCATCAATTCAGTCGGCTTGCCCACAGGTGCGTTCCGGCATGGCGAACTACCCGACTACTCCAAGGTCGAAAAGAATATTCCTGATCGCGATCAATACACCGTCGTTTATGAAGCTGATCTCAATAAAGCCAAAAAGAAAATTGTTTATGACATCAACAATACAAACGATATTCAAGGCTTCGATCGTATCGCATACATGCTTGAGCTAAATGGTGACCAAGGCTATCAATGGGTCTTCGTTTCCATGGATGCATTTACCGACGACATTCAAAAAATTGCCGTCCCGACCGCCGATTCTAAAGCAGTTTTTCAGCAACAACTCGACAACCTCAATGTCTATTCAAATAACAATAGCCTGAAAAACGGCAATCATAAAAACGGGAATATCGAATTCTGGGCGACCAACTACAAGCCTAACAAGCAAAGCGGTGTTGCCTCAGCATCCGACGAAGCCTTCGATCACAGCGATACCAATAGCAAGGATGGTGATTATGGCAGCATGCAAATTCATATCGCAAACCCAGCCGAAACTGTTTTTGCACTCAACCACTGGGTTGAAGGCTCAAAAACGTTAGACATTGGTATCGGTTCTCAGTCTTCCGGAAACGCCGACTGGACCTTCGCGAAAAACGGCGGCCGCTATAAACTAAAAAAATTAACCGTGCTTGTTCGTAAGGCCGATCCCGACGTCATGGCTGCAATTGAAGCCAAGCGACTTAAAAAACAAGCAATTGCTGCAGAGCAAAAACGCAAAGAATCCAAAAAGCTTAAATCAAAACTCATTCGATCCATCCCTGAAATTCGAAATTACACAGCCGTTTACACCACAAATCTCAATAACGCTGGCCCCGCAATCTCATATGATCTGAATATATCGGATCAAATCGAATCTTTTGATCGTATCGCCTATTACCTCGAACTCGACGACGGCTCCAAATCGCGATGGATCTACGTCTCTCTTGACGCGTTCACCGATGATGTCCAAAAAATCGGTATACCTACACTTCAATCCCCGTTCGTCTTTCAGACAACAGCAAAAAATCTTAGCGTCCTTACCAATCACCCCAATGTCACAGCCGGCAAATATCCAACCGGCCATATCGAGTTTTGGCCTTATAATTACGGCCCCAATAATCAACTCAACATTCCAAACGCGTCACAACAAATCTACGATCACGGAGACGCCAACAAAAATACAGGCGATTACGGCAGCATGCAGATCCATCTCCTGAACCCCGCCTCAACCCTATTCGCCATCAACAACTGGTATGACGGTGCCCGCAAAATGGATATCGGTATCGGCAATTCAACCGGCAAATCTCGTGACTGGACGTTCGCGAAAAACGGTAGTCAATACCGTATGAAAACACTCACAATCCTGGTTCGTGAATCTAATTAGCAGTTAGATTCAATACTTAGCCATATTTGGCTAGATAAGTTGGATCATCTATCGCAGCCAACAAAGCCATCACGTATGTGATGGCTTTTTATATGGAACTCTAATAAATGAACAAGTAACCTCATCCGTGTTTCAGGGTAAGGCAGCCTTCACAGATTGAACCAAAAAAAAGACTCACAATCCAAGGATCGTGAGTCTTTTAACTTAGTGACCGGGCTGGGACTCGAACCCAGAACCTGCGGCTTAAAAGGCCGATGCTCTACCAATTGAGCTACCCGGTCAATGAAACTCATCTGAGTCTCAATTTTTGACCAATTATAGATCGAAAACCGGCGTAGTGACTTTAAACGCCGCATCGATGAGGTGCAAATGATAACAAAACTGCGGAAAAGGTAAAGTTTGCCTGCGGTTTTCCGCAATCTTCAACCTTTCAACCGTGGACAAGCTGACATTCGTGTCCGTTCTGGATACAAAACCCACCAGTTGGCTCTGTAATCCCATCATAAGCCCCATTTGAGAGCTTGTCGCTTAGGCCCTCTCTGCGGTACGATGGCCGTATGAGCAGTCTTAAGCAGCGTCATATCCCGCTTTTCATAGAGCCGACAGCCGAGGTTAGCCAGCATACGCTGATCATTGCTGAGATCGGCGTGAATCATGATGGTTGCCCCAAAAAGGCGGTTGAATTGCTGCATGCTGCTCATGAAGCTGGGGCGGATATGGTGAAATTCCAGCTTTTTCATCCGGATCGATTGTTGAGCAGTCAGGCGCAACTCGCGGGTTATCAGGCGGGTAAGGCGGCGGATGCGTATGAACTTTTATCATCCTTAACACTTTCGACACAAGAGCTTACAGGGATTCTTCTCGAGGCAGATCGGTTGGGGGTCATGCGTGCCGTGACACCGTTTAGTTTGCAAGATGTGGATGATTTGGGGCAGATCGGGGCAGGGTTGGTGAGTGCTGTGAAATTGGCTTCACCAGACGCGGTGAATGGGCCGCTGCTGTCAAAGGCGGCAGGGTTAGGGTTACCGTTGCTGATTTCTACAGGCACGTGTGAGCTTCAGGAGCTGGACTATGCTGCTCAAATGATCCGTAGTCATTCCGTAGGCGGAGCATTATTGCACTGTGTATCGAGCTATCCAACGCCGCTTCCAGAAGCAGGTTTAAAAGCCATTGAGGTGATGCGTGATCGATTCGGATTGCCGATCGGGTATTCGGATCACACGCAGTCTGTGAGTACGGGCGCAATGGCGGTTTGTGCTGGGGCATGTGTGATCGAAAAGCATCTGACCTATGACCAAAATGCGGCAGGGCCGGATCATGCAGCAAGCATGGAGCCGTCAGATTTTGCTCTTTATGTGAAACAGATCCGTGAGGCGGAAGTCATGATGGGGCTAAGATTTAAGGGGGTACGTGAGGTCGAACGTGATGTGCGACTTGTATCTAGGCAAAGTGTCGCGGCAGCCAATGTTTTAACCGCGGGCCAAGTCATT contains these protein-coding regions:
- a CDS encoding glycoside hydrolase family 2 protein — translated: MTLLQPTTTHANEQLDTPWTADVDKNNPLPEYPRPQMRRSDWTNLNGQWDYAVKHHLDNKPTEWGGSITVPFPIESHLSGVKRHPTELEAIWYQRKINLHKPMDDQRILIHFGAIDWHAKIYVNDQYIGEHRGGFVPFSFDITHALNNTSAQTITIRVYDPTNSDSQARGKQIHKPHGIFYTSASGIWQTVWLEKVPQEYIQSIKIIPDLDNQSISVNVRTNKQNSKLKAILVTKYNNQSYTSALNTPFEIPANDCQLWSPESPNLYDFEVMLIDGNQTVDSISSYFALRKISFTKDKTGYNRLHLNNKPIFQFGPLDQGYWPDGIYTAPTDEALRYDIEVMKKMGFNMVRKHVKIESARWYYWADKLGIMVWQDFPNSGATGEANNHHAHQNTTDGKDVDFNAIEHTRFMEEWKAAIDAYYNHPSIVVWIPFNEGWGQHKTNDVIQWTMNYDPSRLTDAPSGWFDRGLGDMIDKHSYPDPGMFPALDHRVSVLGEFGGLLLNIKGHLWQGKTWGYKETKSQDDLLYQYEDLIQQLPPLIARGLAAAVYTQLTDVEIEANGLITYDRKVIKIDPQTLTQIHATLFKTPPAINQLLPTSDLTPQTWQYTTRLPKPSWMNPDYDDSLWQSSEGGFGTPETPNTNVGTKWNSQSIWLRKEFNLNTEDIQNAGSLRLKIYHDEDAEVYINGILAAEFKGFTTSYRTARLKREALDSLKPGLNIIAVTCQQTKGGQFIDVGLEQYQQ
- a CDS encoding sialate O-acetylesterase codes for the protein MKIHWMYRYILLFSVILLTIPNATALDLPAAFTDHAVLQHGVSVPVWGWTDNNAQVEVTFQGHTITTTANADGEWQLKLPPLKPSKTPANMSIRSGSESTTVKDILVGEVWLCSGQSNMEWILERSLSFDNVKQNPNTLIRMITVPRKTSSVRLKSAKTKWQTASSNTVGRWSAVGYHFAEKLQQELDMPVGMLSISWGGTLIEPWIPIEGYQRTPEVEDIYNKIKLSSPSTSEYETAAKKYVNKVEDWIQKSNDQIDKQKPISSAPAFPKSLKPLDSNRSPTALYNGMINPFVPYAIKGVIWYQGESNHTQDANKIGPARWGYLHKTKALLAGWRYLWDNPTLPYYFVQIAPYNYKNNAPDVLPQFWESQAEIEKQLPNTGMVVVNDIGNISDIHPRNKLDVGHRLANLALHETYGKTEIVARGPQLRDMIVSGNQLRLNFNNAADGLDTRDGKSPSHFEIAGTKTSWRKAKAKIESKDTIILSAKDINQPVAVRYAWDMLAEPNLINSVGLPTGAFRHGELPDYSKVEKNIPDRDQYTVVYEADLNKAKKKIVYDINNTNDIQGFDRIAYMLELNGDQGYQWVFVSMDAFTDDIQKIAVPTADSKAVFQQQLDNLNVYSNNNSLKNGNHKNGNIEFWATNYKPNKQSGVASASDEAFDHSDTNSKDGDYGSMQIHIANPAETVFALNHWVEGSKTLDIGIGSQSSGNADWTFAKNGGRYKLKKLTVLVRKADPDVMAAIEAKRLKKQAIAAEQKRKESKKLKSKLIRSIPEIRNYTAVYTTNLNNAGPAISYDLNISDQIESFDRIAYYLELDDGSKSRWIYVSLDAFTDDVQKIGIPTLQSPFVFQTTAKNLSVLTNHPNVTAGKYPTGHIEFWPYNYGPNNQLNIPNASQQIYDHGDANKNTGDYGSMQIHLLNPASTLFAINNWYDGARKMDIGIGNSTGKSRDWTFAKNGSQYRMKTLTILVRESN
- a CDS encoding N-acetylneuraminate synthase family protein; amino-acid sequence: MSSLKQRHIPLFIEPTAEVSQHTLIIAEIGVNHDGCPKKAVELLHAAHEAGADMVKFQLFHPDRLLSSQAQLAGYQAGKAADAYELLSSLTLSTQELTGILLEADRLGVMRAVTPFSLQDVDDLGQIGAGLVSAVKLASPDAVNGPLLSKAAGLGLPLLISTGTCELQELDYAAQMIRSHSVGGALLHCVSSYPTPLPEAGLKAIEVMRDRFGLPIGYSDHTQSVSTGAMAVCAGACVIEKHLTYDQNAAGPDHAASMEPSDFALYVKQIREAEVMMGLRFKGVREVERDVRLVSRQSVAAANVLTAGQVIESADLTVMRPGTGVPAMRFDEVIGKQIKIDKQVGELIHEEDVAW